Part of the Cystobacter ferrugineus genome, CCCGCGCCATCTGGTACCACCAGCGCGCGTCCACGTTGTTGAGATCCCAGGCGACGTAGACCCAGCGCTTCGTCACATGGTCGTGGATGAAGTAGCTCTCCGAGTCCTCGATGTAGTTGTTGGCCATCAGCGCGTCCATGACCATGGAGCGCAGGTAGCCCTCCAGGTCCATGGCGCGCGCGAGCGCCTCGGGCAGCTCGGGCTCTGGGGTACGGTTGATGACGGCGAGCACCTCGTCCAGGGCCTCGTGGCCTTCCTTCTTCTCGTTGGTCTTCTTCTGCCAATCCCCCTGGTAGGGCACCTTCCAGGAGCGCAGCTTGAATTCGGTGTCCTTCCAGCCGGCGCGGTAGATGGAGGCATCCGTGTCCCGGAAGTCATGGGCGCGCAGGAAGGGCTTGTTGATCTGCTCGATGTCCAGGAAGACGCCCTCGGGCTTTCCGTTGAGGCTCAGCCGGACGAACTTCACCTTCGCGGCGGGCACCCGCATGGCGGCGAGCAGATCGAAGGCGATCTTCTCCGCCAGCATCGACGCGTCGGAGTAGCCGGCCACGAGGTTGAGCGAGGTGCGCCCCTCGAAGGGGGAGTCCTTCTCGAAGCTCACGTTCCAGCTCTTCTTGGGGAAGTCGCGGGCGGAGGCGCCCCGCAGGCGCACCTTCACCGGGTAGTCGACGCCCTCGTAGCGGAAGATGGCGTCCTGCTCGGGCGTGTTCTTGTCCTTGTAGAACATCTCCATGACGCCGGGAGGGAAGAGGATTTCATACGCCTGCACGCTCCGCTGCACGGCCGGCAGGACGAAGGGGCGTTGCTCGTCGGGGGCGGGCGGGGGTTTGTCCGTCGACGGAGGCGATTCCGTGGGAGGGCCGCCGGTGGCGGGCGGCGAGGGGGGTTGCTCGCCCGGTGGCGGATTTCCTGGCGTGGGCACCTGGAGGGAAGGATGGTCGCTCACCGCGGTGGGCGGCTCCTTCCCGGGGCCGCACGCGGATGACACGGAGAGCGTGACCAGACAGAGAAGACGCGCGATTTTCATGAACGCGTCGCTTGAGCAAGACGGATGCCGAGTGGTGAAGGCTCGCACCGTCCAAGGTCAGACGTTGTGGGCCCGGACATGGGAAAAGGCCTTGCCAGAGGAGAAATGAATTTCTCCCAACAGGGCGCTGGGATTCTTGTCCAGTGGTCAGCGGCAGCCCGCGGCTGAAGGGGGGAGCCGGTAGGTGAAGCGCTGGAACCAACCGCGCTCGCGCCACTGCTCCTTGCGGATTTCCACCGCGTGGGTCAGGTCCTGCTCGAAGCTGGTGGCGAGCGCGTGGGCGAGGGGCCCGTCCTCGACGACGAGCGCGCCCTCCTCGAGCAGGGCGCTCGCATGGGCTTGCAGGTTGGTGGAGCCCACGGCCACGAGGTCGTCGTCCACGAGCACGGTGCGCGACTCCAGGGGAGCGCGCTGGTACTCCCACAGGCGCACGCCGTTCTCCAGCAGCCGCTCATAGGTGGAGCGCTGCGCGGCGAGCACGCTGGCGGAGGTGTCCGCGTTCTCGAGCCCGGGGACGAGGATGCGCACGTCCACGCCGCTCTTGGCCTTGTGGATGAGCGTGTCCACGGTGGCGGGGGTGGGCACGAAGCACGCGTTGGTGAGCCACAGGCGGTGCTGGGCGGAGGCGAGCAGCACCTGCACCATGCGCTCGGAGTGGCTCAGCGAGGGCGAGCCGGTGCTCGCGATGAAGCCGGCGCGTGCCTCGCCCTGGGAGTCGAGAGGAGGAAAGGCGGACTCGGGCAGCAGCCCGCCGCCGGCCTCGAGCCAGTCCCGGGCGAAGGACTGCTGCAACTGGCGCACGGCGGGGCCCTCCACGTGGACATAGGTGTCGCGGGTGCCGCCGCGAGGGGCCACGGCGCCGAAGCC contains:
- a CDS encoding CotH kinase family protein, which gives rise to MKIARLLCLVTLSVSSACGPGKEPPTAVSDHPSLQVPTPGNPPPGEQPPSPPATGGPPTESPPSTDKPPPAPDEQRPFVLPAVQRSVQAYEILFPPGVMEMFYKDKNTPEQDAIFRYEGVDYPVKVRLRGASARDFPKKSWNVSFEKDSPFEGRTSLNLVAGYSDASMLAEKIAFDLLAAMRVPAAKVKFVRLSLNGKPEGVFLDIEQINKPFLRAHDFRDTDASIYRAGWKDTEFKLRSWKVPYQGDWQKKTNEKKEGHEALDEVLAVINRTPEPELPEALARAMDLEGYLRSMVMDALMANNYIEDSESYFIHDHVTKRWVYVAWDLNNVDARWWYQMARGPDLVPIYAQPLYSFTLGNPEVANRYRDRKGIHPGYLPVFSNLATRIVMNPELRARLEAHLDKAMRELFTMEVMGPYIDQLHAVIAPYMAEDPYMDHAKFEEGDEFIKEFVRLRRAFVLEELERIKAHQPGVVLEALDAKAGWVELRNRGTTPVNLGGRVLTTNLRRNIPALLQAEPTAAPREQAGKRVGTVLAARTLAPGARVRLTAAELGLTFTPEGEIGLFDGQSVSGLKDALFYGKLPNGQHYERAEDGTWRTR
- a CDS encoding phospholipase D-like domain-containing protein; translated protein: MKVLSPLLIACLWCGTACVRRDFPEQLRVRDRVPSSGPELSLALYQSVGIGLRPGHGVELVQDERILDTLEEEIREARESIHLLLSRWEPGDASRRLVQALAARQPGVVCRILVDPLQSPGFQDEVESQLVRAGCEVRAFRPFIGQEVVFADSRLEARNHRQLIIRDGRGGLTGGFGAVAPRGGTRDTYVHVEGPAVRQLQQSFARDWLEAGGGLLPESAFPPLDSQGEARAGFIASTGSPSLSHSERMVQVLLASAQHRLWLTNACFVPTPATVDTLIHKAKSGVDVRILVPGLENADTSASVLAAQRSTYERLLENGVRLWEYQRAPLESRTVLVDDDLVAVGSTNLQAHASALLEEGALVVEDGPLAHALATSFEQDLTHAVEIRKEQWRERGWFQRFTYRLPPSAAGCR